In Trifolium pratense cultivar HEN17-A07 linkage group LG7, ARS_RC_1.1, whole genome shotgun sequence, a genomic segment contains:
- the LOC123898040 gene encoding zinc finger protein CONSTANS-LIKE 2-like, with product MKKNCELCKLPARTFCESDQASLCWDCDSKVHGANFLVERHTRTLLCRACQSPTPWKASGARLGNALSLCERCAGGRKVDSVQQDEESEGDNEDDVETDSDEEDSDEDEDDVDGDNQVVPWSSTAMPPPASSSSGSEESVCKCNENDEVVSQLVTAITLKRRRVDHDFQDSDSKNWKNQRREEDDLLGYVGEPSSKAAIRRYCDGDETEHSQPHD from the exons ATGAAGAAGAATTGTGAACTTTGCAAACTTCCGGCTAGAACTTTCTGTGAGTCAGACCAAGCTAGCTTATGCTGGGACTGCGATTCTAAGGTCCACGGTGCTAATTTCTTAGTTGAGAGACACACAAGAACTCTCCTCTGTCGCGCTTGTCAATCTCCGACGCCTTGGAAAGCTTCCGGTGCTAGACTCGGTAACGCGCTTTCGTTGTGTGAAAGATGCGCCGGTGGAAGAAAAGTTGATTCCGTTCAACAAGATGAAGAGAGTGAAGGTGACAATGAGGATGATGTTGAAACTGATTCCGATGAGGAGGATTCTGATGAGGATGAGGATGATGTTGACGGTGATAATCAGGTTGTTCCTTGGTCTTCAACTGCGATGCCTCCACCGGCGTCGAGTTCTTCCGGTAGTGAAGAGTCGGTTTGCAAGTGTAACGAGAACGATGAAGTTGTTTCGCAGTTAGTTACAGCAATTACCTTGAAACGACGTCGTGTGGATCATGATTTTCAG GATTCGGATTCTAAAAACTGGAAAAATCAACGGAGAGAGGAGGATGATTTGTTAGGGTATGTCGGAGAACCGTCGTCAAAGGCGGCGATACGGCGTTATTGTGACGGAGATGAAACGGAGCATTCTCAGCCACACGATTGA